One stretch of Pieris brassicae chromosome 8, ilPieBrab1.1, whole genome shotgun sequence DNA includes these proteins:
- the LOC123713261 gene encoding fanconi-associated nuclease 1-like, which produces MRHQMKIDKYYSFKASKSLKFEKNDYYGNNNIKTEMETPKKRSNASLQIPSPSKTPKLNISDVINLSSSDEESPLSDATIAYTPEAQSPINPSSSEGFINTRTFSIKKESYPDTSQYTEHIECVGDQAKSPTSSTSRTTKKYFSPNKKRIVTIRSPGRARKNLTKIISESNDNDLIEACSGYDDKTIFVIKIIQQCLNNKDLKSLLDENSQKVLQNCMSVLKPGLHLVCKLYWRKEAWYRPEKIEDVFIKGNYSVNLKQILDSLIQNGLLQTNDANRANALNLDFYFDTLKVNEVKEICKEFKIKFKNKEAAKVSLEKFCNQKTIGHYFATTSQTNNQRVLESLRLKCGECFKLTENTRRTLDELYILMYLGIDWSILKEKNVELMLFNIKSKSETYPAQDINLIDNASIVFKNRREFKSYIQASEIYEEFLNTSDTLIRRSIIEKVYKQYLEIKSEEMTSYISLPVWLRKFTPPHLYIRILESGLPDLKKPLEKEKYCQLAVDILRMMVSQDAFRSQKKPEWYAEMALIYDKCLNNPDKAAEIVLEGFSKLNVRDYEKDSLRVRARMLTNRVTNKPFDRLVIALTGHALQEPVEKDIKATHINKQAMETIDKGKKKFECRLPDSTIVMEAEEYCRRYYIEEREYTHGEHWEGTIATTIFTLLFWDIIYAELRGVRGIFITPYQKYPLDLFTESFYLNRQCLIEDRLNNMEKASVEDLIPSMKKVWDTRPECELSDIQRKKISWDKIEAVCRCLGNRSLVVICRRLALDYRYNHSGFPDLTMWNPHTNQITFVEVKTDSDKPSIKQIQWMRYLQCNNINTEFCYIGTNTTKSKARNVNNLC; this is translated from the exons ATGAGGCATCAGatgaaaattgataaatattactCATTCAAAGCATCAAAATCGTTGAAATTTGAGAAAAATGATTACTATggtaataacaatataaagacTGAAATGGAAACTCCAAAAAAGAGGTCTAATGCAAGTCTTCAAATACCTTCTCCTTCTAAGACaccaaaactaaatatatcagatgtaattaatttaagcaGTAGTGATGAAGAAAGTCCATTATCAGATGCTACTATTGCTTATACTCCAGAAGCACAATCACCTATAAATCCAAGCTCTTCAGAAGGCTTTATAAACACAAGAacatttagtattaaaaaggAATCTTACCCAGATACCAGCCAATACACAGAACACATTGAATGTGTAGGTGATCAAGCTAAATCACCCACAAGTAGTACTTCtagaacaacaaaaaaatatttctcacCAAATAAAAAACGGATTGTTACTATTAGATCACCTGGAAGAGCAAGAAAAAATTTGACCAAAATCATTTCTGAAAGTAATGATAATGATTTAATAGAAGCTTGTAGTGGTTACGATGataaaa caatatttgtcattaaaataatccAACAATGTTTGAACAACAAAGATTTAAAGTCATTATTGGATGAAAATTCACAAAAGGTACTTCAAAACTGCATGAGTGTTCTTAAGCCAGGATTACATTTagtatgtaaactttattggaGAAAAGAAGCTTGGTATAGGCCAGAAAAAATTGaggatgtttttataaaaggcAACTACTCGGTTAACTTGAAACAAATATTGGACAGTTTAATTCAAAATGGATTACTTCAGACAAATGATGCCAATC GTGCAAATGCAttgaatttagatttttacttTGATACATTAAAAGTGAATGAAGTAAAAGAAATATGTAaggaattcaaaataaaatttaaaaacaaggaAGCAGCCAAAGTTTCATTGGAAAAGTTTTGTAATCAAAAAACTATTGGTCATTATTTTGCCACAACATCACAAACTAATAATCAAAGAGTTTTGGAATC ACTTCGCTTAAAGTGTGGTGAATGCTTCAAACTTACAGAAAATACTCGCAGAACACTGGAcgaactatatattttaatgtatttggGGATCGATTggagtattttaaaagaaaagaatGTAGAACTGATGCTCTTTAACATTAAAAGCAAAAGTGAAACATATCCTGCTCAAGACATAAACTTGATTGATAATGCTagtattgtttttaagaaTAGGCGTGAGTTCAAGAg CTATATACAAGCAAGCGAAATTTATGAGGAATTtctgaatacaagtgatactTTAATTCGCCGTAGTATTATTGAAAAGgtgtataaacaatatttggaAATAAAGTCTGAAGAAATGACaag ttacaTATCCTTACCAGTGTGGCTTCGTAAATTCACACCTCCACACCTCTATATTAGAATTCTAGAAAGTGGGTTGCCCGATTTAAAAAAGCCGCTagagaaagaaaaatactgCCAGTTAGCAGTGGACATATTGAGAATGATGGTATCACAGGATGCGTTTAGATCGCAGAAGAAACCGGAGTGGTACGCTGAGATGGCATTGATTTatgataaatgtttaaataatccTGACAAG GCAGCAGAGATTGTATTGGAGGGCTTCAGTAAGTTAAATGTACGTGATTATGAAAAGGATTCTCTGCGTGTACGTGCACGTATGTTAACGAACAGAGTAACGAACAAGCCCTTTGATAGACTGGTCATCGCGTTAACGGGGCACGCACTTCAGGAACCGGTGGAGAAGGATATTAAAGCGACACATATCAATAAACAAGCTATGGa aacTATTGATAAAGGAAAGAAAAAGTTTGAGTGTCGTTTACCTGATAGCACTATAGTAATGGAAGCAGAAGAATACTGCAGAAGATATTATATCGAAGAAAGAGAATATACGCatg GTGAACACTGGGAAGGGACTATAGCAACTACCATATTCACATTGCTATTTTGGGACATAATATACGCGGAATTGCGTGGGGTAAGGGGCATTTTCATTACGCCTTACCAAAAGTACCCATTGGATTTGTTCACCGAAAGCTTTTATTTGAACAGGCAATGTTTGATTGAAGACAGGCTCAATAATATGGAGAAAGCGAGTGTTGAGGATCTGATTCCTTCTATGAAGAAAGTATGGGATACGAGGCCTgaat GTGAGCTTTCAGACATACAgcgtaaaaaaattagttgGGACAAAATCGAGGCTGTGTGTAGATGTCTGGGAAATAGGTCTTTGGTAGTCATTTGTCGGAGGCTTGCTTTGGACTATAGATACAATCACAGCGGCTTCCCAGATCTGACAATGTGGAATCCGCACACCAACCAG aTAACATTTGTGGAAGTAAAGACGGATTCGGACAAGCCGTCAATAAAGCAAATTCAATGGATGAGATATCTTCaatgtaacaatattaatacagAATTTTGTTACATCGGCACGAACACCACGAAATCCAAAGCGCGAAATgtcaataatttatgttaa
- the LOC123713263 gene encoding dynein light chain Tctex-type 5-like: MANRKNTKDSLRMSFGFGRRPSVKQKMVRTYQPTYQLKPRKHFSTEVVAKILKRIVDSELEEIEYSEKAVPDLCSSLAENIRNAVKEESYDRYRILVLVTIGQRRQQSVNMFHSFLWDHERDAFSSYNYENCHLYANVVVYGIYLD, encoded by the exons atggcGAACAGAAAAAATACAAAGGATTCTCTGCGTATGAGTTTCGGCTTTGGGCGTCGACCAAGCGTCAAACAAAAAATG GTAAGAACCTACCAACCAACGTACCAGTTAAAACCAAGAAAACATTTCAGCACCGAAGTAGTTgcgaaaatattaaaacgtaTTGTTGATTCCGAATTGGAGGAGATAGAGTATAGTGAAAAGGCGGTTCCTGACCTCTGCTCTAGCTTAGCTGAAAATATACGCAATGCGGTTAAAGAAGAAAGTTATGACAg ATACCGTATATTAGTGCTGGTAACAATTGGTCAACGCCGACAACAAAGTGTCAACATGTTCCATTCATTCTTGTGGGATCATGAGCGAGATGCTTTTTCCTCATACAATTATGAAAACTGTCACCTCTATGCTAATGTTGTGGTCTATGGCATATACTTGGACTAA